The Argentina anserina chromosome 3, drPotAnse1.1, whole genome shotgun sequence genome includes a region encoding these proteins:
- the LOC126789536 gene encoding organelle RRM domain-containing protein 6, chloroplastic produces MWAAASVSFPSYNYGKPINTLQACGSFPRTPKSLRLRASFYDYPLGSRIMVKNIPYSTCEDSLQQKFSNFGEIAEVKLVKDKTSRRSKGFAFIQYTSQDDAMLALENMDHQTFDGRVIYVELAKPGKDAYAGCPKTTGPPSKLYMQHQEEVTDCWY; encoded by the exons ATGTGGGCAGCAGCTTCAGTCTCTTTTCCGTCGTACAACTATGGGAAACCCATCAACACTCTTCAAGCTTGTGGCTCTTTTCCTAGGACGCCCAAGTCTTTGAGGCTCAGAGCTTCCTTCTACGACTATCCTCTCGGAAGCAGAATCATGGTCAAAA ATATACCTTATTCCACGTGTGAAGATAGTCTGCAGCAGAAGTTTTCAAATTTTGGAGAGATAGCTGAAG TTAAACTAGTGAAGGATAAAACTTCAAGGAGGTCGAAGGGGTTTGCATTTATTCAGTACACCAGCCAAGATGATGCAATGCTTGCCCTGGAAAATATGGACCACCAG ACTTTTGATGGCAGGGTCATCTACGTGGAACTTGCAAAACCTGGTAAAGATGCTTATGCAGGATGCCCAAAAACCACTGGACCCCCAAGTAAGCTGTATATGCAGCATCAAGAGGAAGTTACAGACTGCTGGTATTGA
- the LOC126786924 gene encoding receptor-like protein EIX2, producing the protein MGNFILFLLLCLYLLIARELCLGDELPGGVKCIDEERRVLLTFKHHLTDPSGRLSSWSGRNCCQWNGLSCDNRTGHVVKMDLRNLYPHTVYDVEWDFRDYQQSCLLGKIHPSLLSLKHLSYLDLSWNDFQGIHIPNFLGQLTSLRYLNLSYAAFFGEIPHFLGNLSNLNYLSLDYSRRGNNIGIGPSSKSLNWLSHLSSLKYLNLGGVNLRTAGVSWLHSVNMLPSLLELHLSKCGFHSNQLPLSFPTVNFTSLSVLDMSHNFFNSSIPIWFSSLTNLRSLDLNSNSFTGPIPNDFASFKNLEHFDLSTNQLDGQIPKLIGNFCTLKTLNLAENLFEKKGIRDVLNGLTNCLNTRLESLDLSFNTLQSELPASIGKLHNLQYLNLDENSFVGSIPESIGNLSSLKTLILSANRMNGSIPESLGQLSQLVHLDLLQNFWEGILTESHSISLTKLEYFALSTDGPMPLIFNVTFDFVPPFKLDVIYITNCLLGDAFPVWLQSQTELSDVTLRGTGISRIPEEWLLKISSHVEFLDLSSNQIQGKLPFQSLFPKLSRLDLSRNQIFKSIPLNFGRLMPNLETLFLFDNHLNGTIPPSICDMKNMWMLSLRNNQLSGEFPRAWSLWSDIIVVDVSRNNLSGNFPSSMGIPRSLEVLKMNNNNFSGNIPSSLQYCSELSRIDLGSNNFSGNLPSWIGSLVSMVMLQLRSNSLSGHIPHHLCNLLDLHVLDLACNNFSGTIPKCLYNMSALRGEDPFGWGILDYAEQTIIMTKGRELEYGMLNNGDLVKIIDLSSNNLEGEIPQEICSLIEMGTLNLSRNHLCGKIPSNIGNLSLLETLDLSHNHLSGEIPLSLSSLCSLSYLDLSYNNFNGRIPSGSQLQTLDNSSYEGNPSLCGFPLSTKCPGDDKPTSSGNLPVEDNDEDDNGKLGLYVSVVLGFIIGFWGVCGTLLVKKSWRYAYFCFFDNIKEKIMLAVAVKVTRH; encoded by the coding sequence ATGGGCAACTTTATCCTCTTCCTGTTGTTGTGtctatatttgttgattgccAGGGAACTTTGTTTGGGTGATGAACTTCCAGGCGGTGTGAAATGCATTGACGAAGAGAGACGAGTGCTTCTCACCTTCAAACACCATCTTACTGATCCTTCCGGCAGGCTTTCTTCTTGGTCAGGCCGCAATTGCTGTCAATGGAATGGTCTTTCATGTGACAACCGCACCGGCCATGTTGTAAAGATGGACCTCCGAAATCTATATCCGCACACAGTTTATGATGTCGAGTGGGATTTCAGGGACTACCAACAGTCTTGCTTGTTGGGTAAGATACATCCTTCTTTGCTTAGCTTAAAGCATTTATCATACTTAGACCTAAGCTGGAATGATTTTCAAGGGATTCACATTCCCAACTTCTTAGGACAGCTTACAAGTTTAAGGTATCTTAATCTCTCCTATGCTGCATTTTTCGGAGAAATTCCCCATTTTCTTGGTAACCTCTCAAACTTGAATTACCTTTCCCTTGACTATAGCCGTAGAGGTAACAACATTGGCATTGGCCCTTCTTCCAAAAGCTTGAATTGGCTTTCTCATCTCTCTTCCCTGAAGTATCTAAATCTGGGAGGAGTTAACCTTCGCACGGCAGGAGTGAGTTGGTTGCATTCTGTTAACATGCTGCCCTCACTGTTAGAGCTGCACTTATCTAAATGTGGCTTTCATTCAAATCAGCTTCCACTATCTTTTCCAACTGTTAACTTCACATCCCTTTCTGTCCTTGATATGTCTCATAATTTTTTCAACTCTTCCATTCCCATTTGGTTTTCTAGCCTAACAAATCTGAGGTCGCTTGATCTAAACAGCAATTCTTTCACTGGTCCCATACCCAATGACTTTGCTAGCTTCAAAAATCTTGAGCACTTCGATTTATCTACGAATCAACTTGATGGCCAAATTCCCAAACTCATTGGGAACTTTTGTACCTTAAAGACATTAAATCTTGCTGAAAACCTGTTTGAAAAGAAAGGTATACGAGATGTTTTGAATGGTCTCACAAACTGTTTGAATACAAGATTAGAGTCACTAGATTTGTCTTTCAATACGCTGCAAAGCGAGTTGCCTGCCTCCATAGGGAAGTTGCACAATCTGCAATACCTCAACTTAGACGAAAACTCATTTGTGGGATCAATTCCAGAATCTATCGGAAACTTATCATCCTTGAAAACACTGATCCTCTCTGCAAATCGTATGAATGGATCCATTCCTGAAAGTTTAGGACAGCTTTCTCAGCTAGTTCACTTAGACCTGCTTCAAAACTTTTGGGAAGGCATCTTAACAGAATCCCATTCCATAAGTCTCacaaaattagaatattttGCATTAAGCACAGACGGGCCTATGCCTCTCATTTTCAATGTGACTTTcgactttgttcctccattTAAGCTCGATGTTATTTACATTACGAATTGTCTACTCGGTGATGCATTTCCCGTCTGGCTTCAATCACAAACTGAACTGTCAGATGTCACCCTTAGAGGTACTGGAATATCTCGCATACCAGAGGAATGGTTGTTGAAGATATCATCCCACGTTGAGTTTTTGGATTTGTCCAGcaatcaaattcaaggaaAGCTTCCATTTCAATCCTTGTTTCCAAAATTGTCCAGATTAGATTTGAGTCGCAATCAAATTTTCAAGTCTATTCCCTTGAATTTCGGACGGCTAATGCCGAATCTAGAAACGTTGTTCCTGTTTGACAATCATTTGAATGGTACCATTCCACCCTCTATTTGTGACATGAAGAATATGTGGATGCTTTCTCTAAGAAACAATCAGCTATCTGGAGAGTTCCCTCGAGCATGGAGTTTGTGGAGCGATATCATAGTTGTGGATGTGTCAAGAAACAATCTCTCTGGTAATTTTCCGAGTTCAATGGGTATCCCAAGAAGTCTTGAAGTATTGAAAATGAACAACAATAATTTCAGCGGCAACATTCCTTCTTCCTTGCAATATTGCTCCGAGTTGAGTAGAATTGATCTAGGAAGCAACAATTTTTCTGGAAATCTGCCTTCATGGATAGGATCACTGGTCTCAATGGTTATGCTACAATTGCGCTCAAACTCTTTGAGTGGTCACATTCCCCATCACCTATGCAATCTTCTCGATCTCCATGTCCTGGACCTTGCTTGCAACAACTTTTCAGGTACCATTCCGAAGTGTTTATATAATATGTCTGCTTTGCGTGGTGAAGATCCCTTTGGTTGGGGTATCTTAGATTATGCTGAGCAGACAATAATAATGACAAAAGGAAGAGAACTCgaatatggtatgttaaataATGGAGATTTGGTGAAGATTATTGATCTTTCTTCAAATAATTTGGAAGGTGAAATTCCTCAAGAAATATGCAGTCTCATCGAGATGGGCACCTTGAACTTGTCGAGGAATCATTTATGTGGGAAGATTCCGTCCAACATTGGAAACTTGAGTTTGCTGGAAACACTTGATCTCTCACACAATCACCTTTCTGGAGAGATTCCTCTGAGCTTGTCTTCCTTGTGCTCCTTGTCTTACTTGGACTTGTCTTATAACAACTTTAATGGAAGAATTCCTTCAGGAAGTCAGCTCCAGACACTAGACAATTCATCCTATGAGGGCAATCCATCATTGTGTGGCTTTCCTCTTTCAACCAAGTGCCCCGGAGATGATAAACCTACTAGCAGTGGAAACCTTCCTGTAGAAGATAATGATGAAGATGACAATGGAAAGCTTGGTCTCTACGTTAGCGTTGTGCTTGGCTTTATCATAGGCTTCTGGGGTGTATGTGGCACACTACTCGTGAAGAAATCGTGGAGGTATGCCTatttttgcttctttgacaaCATCAAAGAAAAGATAATGCTGGCAGTTGCAGTGAAAGTAACTCGTCACTGA